Proteins encoded within one genomic window of Acidovorax sp. 107:
- a CDS encoding AraC family transcriptional regulator, with amino-acid sequence MNPLPQRTSSAAWVRGIAELFAAEGLPVQALCAQADIDLESLQHPHTRVDVDRVSRLWEAAAQHYDRPGLGLDRQLAARYGKLDLVGHALASGPNLLEGFKHLDRHMALISDATTFSMERDPRGYWLVVNHIGASRPIPRQRVEFAALTLITLCDWLTRRDLTPLAVELVTPAPTDDACHRAAFGVPPRFGQPVNRFLMAEADLLQPIPTHNPSLWALHEQLVEAELGQLGPLGQSLVSAKVRTEISRMLHLGEPRREDVAARLHLTDRTLQRRLQAESVSFQQLLDDTRSELARQYLADPRRSLAEVADQLGFSDQSNLFRACKRWFGMPPGQYRQQLLQPAPGPVLLAAAASL; translated from the coding sequence ATGAACCCGCTGCCGCAGCGCACCAGCTCTGCCGCCTGGGTGCGCGGCATTGCCGAGCTGTTTGCGGCCGAAGGCTTGCCGGTGCAAGCCCTGTGCGCGCAAGCCGACATCGATCTGGAGAGCCTGCAGCACCCCCACACCCGCGTGGATGTGGACCGCGTCAGCCGCTTGTGGGAGGCAGCAGCCCAGCACTACGACCGCCCGGGGCTGGGCCTGGACCGCCAACTGGCCGCGCGCTACGGCAAGCTGGACCTGGTGGGCCACGCTCTGGCCTCGGGCCCCAATCTCCTCGAAGGGTTCAAGCACCTGGACCGGCACATGGCGCTGATCTCGGACGCCACCACGTTCTCAATGGAGCGGGACCCGCGCGGCTACTGGTTGGTGGTCAACCACATCGGCGCGTCGCGTCCCATTCCTCGCCAGCGCGTGGAATTTGCGGCGCTGACCCTCATCACGCTGTGCGACTGGCTCACGCGGCGCGACCTCACACCCCTGGCGGTGGAGCTGGTCACCCCAGCGCCGACCGACGACGCGTGCCACCGCGCCGCGTTTGGTGTGCCGCCCCGTTTTGGCCAGCCGGTGAACCGCTTTCTGATGGCCGAAGCCGACCTGCTGCAACCCATTCCCACCCACAACCCCAGCCTGTGGGCGCTGCACGAACAACTGGTGGAGGCCGAGCTGGGGCAGTTGGGCCCGCTGGGCCAGTCGCTGGTCAGCGCCAAGGTGCGCACCGAAATATCACGCATGCTGCACCTTGGTGAACCGCGCCGTGAGGACGTGGCGGCACGCCTGCACCTGACCGACCGCACCCTGCAGCGCCGGCTGCAGGCAGAGTCGGTGAGTTTTCAGCAACTGCTGGATGACACCCGCAGCGAGCTGGCCCGCCAGTACCTGGCCGACCCGCGCCGCAGCCTGGCCGAAGTGGCAGACCAACTGGGGTTCAGCGACCAGAGCAACCTCTTCAGGGCCTGCAAACGCTGGTTCGGCATGCCGCCAGGCCAGTACCGCCAGCAGTTGCTGCAGCCTGCACCGGGCCCGGTCTTACTGGCCGCAGCAGCGTCGCTATAG
- a CDS encoding HPP family protein, which translates to MSSSPPDLSSSLPSRQPLAERLVEWLRHFWPAPLGIDGRERLRFVVGAVMGMLLTAWLSRWWAQGSGSGPWMVASLGASAVLVFGMPSSPLAQPWPVLGGSTLSALVGAVCSALIPDKVLAGAIAVGLAIALMVPLRCLHPPGGAMALYVVLTSGDGWHLAAFPVLFNVVLLLIAAVVYNGLTGRRYPHPQRVVSRVAASQGAFTASDVDAALAHYNQVLDVSRADLEGLLHLAGRAAFQRTLGELRCADIMSSPPHAVEMGVSLKEAWALMRLQQIKALPVVDTQRQVIGIVTVADFMRLANLDTHEGLGQRLRTLVMGRGGQPQAVGEIMSHPVQVARATQHAMDLVPLFSQGGHHHIPIVDDVDHLVGIITQTDLVRTLATAVQGR; encoded by the coding sequence ATGTCTTCTTCTCCCCCCGACCTCTCCTCTTCATTGCCTTCCCGCCAGCCATTGGCCGAGCGTCTGGTCGAGTGGCTGCGGCATTTCTGGCCCGCCCCGCTGGGCATCGATGGCCGGGAGCGCCTGCGCTTTGTGGTGGGGGCGGTGATGGGCATGCTGCTTACCGCGTGGCTCAGCCGCTGGTGGGCCCAGGGCAGTGGCTCCGGCCCGTGGATGGTGGCGTCGTTGGGGGCCAGTGCCGTGCTGGTGTTTGGCATGCCTTCCAGCCCTCTGGCCCAGCCCTGGCCCGTGCTTGGCGGCAGCACCCTGTCAGCATTGGTGGGTGCGGTCTGCTCGGCACTGATTCCAGACAAGGTTTTGGCGGGCGCCATTGCCGTGGGCCTGGCCATTGCGCTCATGGTGCCGCTGCGGTGCCTGCACCCGCCCGGGGGAGCCATGGCTTTGTACGTGGTGTTGACCTCGGGCGATGGGTGGCACCTGGCCGCATTCCCGGTGTTGTTCAACGTCGTGCTGTTGTTGATCGCTGCTGTGGTCTACAACGGGTTGACGGGCCGCCGCTACCCCCATCCTCAGCGCGTCGTTTCGCGGGTGGCAGCAAGCCAGGGGGCTTTCACCGCCTCGGATGTGGACGCGGCACTGGCCCATTACAACCAGGTGCTCGACGTGAGCCGCGCGGACCTGGAGGGGCTGTTGCATCTGGCGGGACGTGCGGCGTTCCAGCGGACGCTGGGAGAGCTGCGGTGCGCGGACATCATGTCCAGCCCGCCTCACGCCGTGGAGATGGGGGTGTCGCTCAAGGAGGCGTGGGCGCTGATGCGTTTGCAGCAGATCAAGGCACTGCCGGTGGTGGATACCCAGCGCCAGGTCATCGGGATCGTGACAGTGGCCGACTTCATGCGGCTGGCCAACCTCGATACCCACGAAGGGCTGGGGCAGCGGTTGCGCACGCTGGTCATGGGGCGTGGCGGGCAACCGCAGGCCGTGGGCGAGATCATGTCCCACCCGGTCCAGGTGGCGCGCGCCACGCAGCATGCGATGGACCTGGTGCCCCTTTTCTCGCAGGGCGGCCACCATCACATTCCCATCGTGGATGACGTGGACCACCTCGTGGGCATCATCACCCAGACCGACCTGGTGCGCACCCTAGCCACTGCAGTGCAAGGCCGATAG
- a CDS encoding septation protein A, translating to MKILIDFFPILLFFGAYKFYGIYVGTAVLMAATALQMAIIYAIDRRLQTMHKVTLVLILLFGTLTLVLQDDRFIKWKPTVLYGAMSIALAVALWALKKNFLKMLLGSQLDLPDTVWQRLNVAWIIYCAFMSAINAYVVMNFSTEAWVDFKLWGYAFPLVFLVAQGIYIAPHLKGDEPTT from the coding sequence ATGAAAATCCTGATCGACTTTTTCCCCATCCTGCTGTTCTTCGGGGCCTACAAGTTCTACGGCATCTACGTAGGCACCGCCGTGCTCATGGCGGCCACGGCCTTGCAGATGGCCATCATCTATGCCATCGACCGGCGCCTGCAGACCATGCACAAGGTCACCCTGGTGCTGATCCTGCTGTTTGGCACGCTCACGCTGGTGCTACAGGACGACCGGTTCATCAAGTGGAAACCCACCGTGCTGTACGGCGCGATGTCCATTGCCCTGGCGGTGGCGCTGTGGGCGCTCAAGAAGAACTTTCTCAAGATGCTGCTGGGCAGCCAGCTCGATCTGCCCGACACCGTCTGGCAGCGCCTGAACGTGGCCTGGATCATCTACTGTGCCTTCATGTCGGCCATCAACGCCTACGTGGTGATGAACTTCAGCACCGAGGCCTGGGTGGACTTCAAGCTCTGGGGCTATGCGTTTCCGCTGGTCTTCCTGGTGGCCCAGGGCATCTACATCGCCCCCCACCTCAAGGGCGACGAGCCCACTACCTGA
- a CDS encoding heparan-alpha-glucosaminide N-acetyltransferase, giving the protein MTFSAPPAAISAPSPPSKALALPAAHRYDAVDALRGLAMVWMTVFHFCFDLSHFGLWPQNFRVDPFWTTQRTVIVSLFLFCAGLGQAIALHQGQGWRRFGRRWVQIAGCALLVSAGSLVMFPASFIYFGVLHGMAVMLLVARCTAGWGRWLWLTGLVAMALPWAAQQLLTGIWADAAPWFNGRALNWLGLVSRKPFTEDYVPVLPWLGVLWWGLAAGQWATRAHKSWLQWRLPAGLTLLATLGRWSLSYYMVHQPVMIGLLMAVV; this is encoded by the coding sequence ATGACATTCTCCGCACCTCCTGCAGCCATCTCTGCGCCGTCACCGCCCTCCAAAGCGCTGGCATTGCCCGCGGCGCACCGTTACGACGCAGTCGATGCCCTGCGGGGGCTGGCCATGGTGTGGATGACGGTGTTCCACTTTTGTTTTGATCTGAGCCACTTTGGCCTGTGGCCGCAGAACTTCCGCGTGGATCCCTTCTGGACCACACAGCGCACTGTCATCGTGAGTCTGTTCCTGTTCTGTGCGGGGCTGGGTCAGGCCATTGCCTTGCACCAGGGGCAGGGCTGGCGCCGGTTTGGGCGCCGCTGGGTGCAGATTGCCGGGTGTGCGCTGCTGGTATCTGCCGGGTCGTTGGTGATGTTTCCGGCAAGCTTCATCTACTTCGGTGTGCTGCACGGCATGGCGGTGATGTTGCTCGTTGCGCGATGTACCGCTGGTTGGGGGCGCTGGCTCTGGCTGACCGGGCTGGTGGCCATGGCCTTGCCGTGGGCGGCGCAGCAGCTTCTGACGGGGATATGGGCAGATGCCGCGCCCTGGTTCAACGGGCGGGCTTTGAATTGGCTGGGGCTGGTGTCCCGCAAACCGTTCACGGAAGACTATGTGCCGGTGCTGCCTTGGTTGGGCGTGCTCTGGTGGGGGCTCGCCGCGGGGCAATGGGCGACGCGTGCACACAAGAGTTGGCTGCAATGGCGGTTACCCGCCGGACTCACTCTCCTGGCGACGCTGGGGCGGTGGAGCCTGAGCTACTACATGGTCCACCAGCCGGTGATGATTGGCCTGCTGATGGCTGTGGTGTGA
- a CDS encoding branched-chain amino acid ABC transporter permease, giving the protein MSTPRANIEVLPRSVQFALALGLAALLLFPVVGSDFYVQMVTRMMIMAIFAMSLDLLQGVTGLVSLGHAAYFGVAGYALAFLTPADMPVSLWWSLPLAVAASGLVALVIGFFVVRTHGIYFIMVTMAFAQMVFYLFFDNKVLGGSDGLYINFRPDASILGWLPFDLEGRKTFYYFTLALVVLVYALLRRLLWSPLGRALAGIRINEHRMRAMGFGTRGYKLTAFTIAGALAGLAGYLWGAQTGYVNPELMGFHMSAHAIMMVILGGMGNFAGAIVGAFAFEYLLHAFKDISKHWQLLMGCFIVLVVVAAPRGLLGMFAQRRAAQASEGLHHG; this is encoded by the coding sequence ATGAGCACCCCGCGCGCCAATATCGAAGTGCTGCCACGCAGCGTGCAGTTCGCCCTGGCACTGGGGCTGGCTGCGTTGCTGCTGTTCCCTGTGGTGGGCAGCGACTTTTATGTGCAGATGGTCACCCGCATGATGATCATGGCCATCTTTGCCATGAGCCTGGATCTGCTGCAGGGCGTGACCGGGCTGGTCTCGCTGGGCCACGCCGCCTACTTTGGCGTGGCGGGCTACGCCCTCGCCTTTCTCACCCCCGCCGACATGCCTGTGAGCCTGTGGTGGTCGCTGCCGCTGGCAGTGGCCGCATCCGGCCTGGTAGCGCTGGTGATCGGGTTCTTTGTGGTGCGCACTCACGGCATCTACTTCATCATGGTCACGATGGCCTTTGCGCAGATGGTGTTCTACCTGTTCTTCGACAACAAGGTGCTAGGCGGCTCGGACGGGTTGTACATCAACTTCCGGCCCGATGCCTCCATCCTCGGCTGGTTGCCGTTCGATCTGGAGGGACGCAAGACTTTCTACTACTTCACGCTGGCGCTGGTGGTGCTGGTGTACGCGCTGCTGCGCCGCCTGCTGTGGAGCCCGCTGGGCCGCGCGCTGGCTGGCATCCGCATCAACGAACACCGCATGCGCGCCATGGGCTTTGGCACACGGGGCTACAAACTCACCGCCTTCACCATCGCCGGGGCGCTGGCTGGCCTGGCGGGGTACCTGTGGGGCGCACAAACCGGCTATGTGAACCCGGAACTCATGGGCTTTCACATGAGCGCACACGCGATCATGATGGTCATTCTGGGCGGCATGGGCAACTTTGCGGGCGCCATCGTGGGTGCATTTGCCTTCGAGTACCTGCTGCACGCATTCAAGGACATCAGCAAACACTGGCAACTGCTGATGGGCTGCTTCATCGTGCTGGTGGTGGTGGCCGCGCCGCGCGGGCTGCTGGGCATGTTTGCCCAGCGCCGTGCGGCCCAGGCCTCGGAGGGCTTGCACCATGGCTGA
- a CDS encoding BolA family transcriptional regulator: protein MTTLADQMHQTLADRLTPSHLEVVDESAAHAGHAGANGTGFGTHFRVRIASPFFTGRTRVAQHRLVYDALQEFIDQGVHALAIEVL from the coding sequence ATGACTACCCTTGCTGATCAGATGCACCAGACCCTGGCCGACCGCCTCACCCCCAGCCACCTGGAAGTGGTGGATGAAAGCGCGGCCCACGCCGGCCATGCAGGTGCCAACGGCACCGGATTTGGCACCCATTTTCGGGTGCGGATCGCGTCACCTTTCTTTACAGGACGCACCCGCGTGGCCCAACACCGCCTTGTGTATGATGCGCTGCAAGAATTTATTGACCAAGGCGTTCACGCCCTCGCCATTGAAGTTCTCTGA
- a CDS encoding peptidylprolyl isomerase encodes MKKQLLSGLVAAAVLGTLALPVSAQNVAIVNGKAVPKERVEALKQQVERSGRPVTPDIEGQIKEEVIAREIFMQEAQKRGLETSADYKSQLELARQAILIRELFADFQKTNPVTDAEIQAEYDKFVAANSGKEYKARHILVEKEADAKAIIASIKKGAKFEDIAKKQSKDPGSGAKGGDLDWANPSSYVSEFTEALVKLEKGKMTETPVKSQFGWHIIRLDDVRQAELPKLEEVKPQVAQQLQQQKLAKFQEDLRAKAKVE; translated from the coding sequence ATGAAGAAACAGCTCCTGTCCGGCCTCGTGGCCGCTGCCGTGCTGGGCACGTTGGCCCTGCCCGTTTCCGCCCAGAATGTCGCCATCGTCAACGGCAAGGCAGTTCCTAAGGAGCGTGTCGAAGCGCTCAAGCAGCAGGTCGAACGCTCGGGCCGCCCCGTGACGCCCGACATCGAAGGCCAGATCAAGGAAGAAGTCATCGCCCGTGAAATCTTCATGCAGGAAGCCCAAAAACGCGGCCTGGAAACCTCGGCCGACTACAAGTCCCAACTGGAACTGGCCCGCCAGGCCATTCTGATCCGCGAATTGTTCGCCGACTTCCAGAAGACAAACCCCGTCACCGACGCTGAAATCCAGGCCGAATACGACAAGTTCGTGGCCGCCAACAGCGGCAAGGAATACAAGGCCCGCCACATCCTGGTGGAGAAAGAGGCCGACGCCAAGGCCATCATCGCGTCCATCAAGAAGGGCGCGAAGTTTGAAGACATCGCCAAGAAGCAATCCAAGGACCCAGGCTCCGGCGCCAAGGGTGGCGATCTCGACTGGGCCAACCCATCGAGCTACGTGAGCGAGTTCACCGAAGCGCTGGTCAAGCTCGAAAAGGGCAAGATGACCGAAACGCCCGTGAAGAGCCAGTTTGGCTGGCACATCATCCGCCTGGACGATGTGCGCCAGGCCGAGCTGCCCAAGCTTGAAGAAGTCAAGCCACAAGTGGCACAGCAGCTGCAACAGCAAAAGCTGGCCAAGTTCCAGGAAGACCTGCGCGCCAAGGCCAAAGTGGAATAA
- a CDS encoding ABC transporter substrate-binding protein, with amino-acid sequence MTTRRLVISRSAALVGAASTGLLLPSIVRAQSGKVRVGFMLPYTGTFAQLGVAIENGVRLAIDQQGGKLGGREIEWFKVDDESEPSKGVENASKLVQRDKVDVLIGTVHSGVQMGIQKVARDTGVLNLIPNAGVHAATRALCAPNVFRTSFSNSQPTLALGKAMVEKGHKKAVWITWKYAAGDEAFEGFKESYTKAGGTIVKELGLPFPNVEFQALLTEIAALKPDAVACFFAGGGAAKFIKDYAAAGLKDKIPLYGSGFLTEGVLDAAGPAADGIITTMHYSDSLDTPRNKQFRLEYAKAFRSQPDVYAVQGYDTGLLLVHGANAVKGDLSAKPAVIKAMESAVIDSPRGKWTMSKSHNPVQDIYLRRVENKENKVIGVAAKALADSGAGCRMG; translated from the coding sequence ATGACCACCCGCCGCCTCGTCATCAGCCGCAGTGCCGCCCTCGTCGGCGCAGCATCCACGGGCCTGCTGCTGCCCTCCATCGTGCGCGCTCAAAGCGGCAAGGTGCGCGTGGGATTCATGCTGCCCTACACCGGCACTTTTGCGCAGTTGGGCGTGGCCATCGAGAATGGCGTGCGTCTGGCCATCGACCAGCAAGGCGGCAAGCTTGGCGGCCGCGAGATCGAATGGTTCAAGGTCGATGACGAATCCGAGCCCAGCAAGGGTGTGGAAAACGCCAGCAAGCTGGTGCAGCGCGACAAGGTGGACGTGCTGATCGGTACCGTGCACTCGGGCGTGCAAATGGGTATCCAGAAGGTGGCGCGCGACACCGGCGTGCTCAACCTCATCCCCAACGCAGGCGTACACGCAGCCACCCGCGCCCTCTGCGCTCCCAACGTGTTCCGCACTTCGTTCAGCAATTCGCAGCCCACACTGGCGCTTGGCAAGGCCATGGTCGAAAAGGGCCACAAGAAGGCCGTCTGGATCACCTGGAAGTACGCGGCTGGTGACGAAGCGTTTGAGGGCTTCAAGGAAAGCTACACCAAGGCGGGCGGCACCATCGTCAAGGAACTGGGCCTGCCCTTCCCCAACGTCGAATTTCAGGCGCTGCTGACCGAGATTGCCGCGCTCAAGCCCGATGCCGTGGCCTGCTTCTTTGCCGGTGGCGGCGCGGCCAAGTTTATCAAGGACTACGCGGCGGCCGGCCTCAAGGACAAGATTCCGCTGTATGGCTCGGGCTTCCTGACCGAAGGCGTGCTGGACGCTGCAGGCCCAGCGGCCGACGGCATCATCACCACCATGCACTACAGCGACTCGCTGGATACGCCGCGCAACAAGCAGTTCCGCCTGGAATATGCCAAGGCCTTCCGCAGCCAGCCCGACGTGTACGCTGTGCAAGGCTACGACACCGGCCTGCTGCTGGTGCATGGTGCCAACGCCGTCAAGGGAGACCTGTCTGCCAAGCCGGCCGTCATCAAGGCGATGGAAAGCGCCGTCATCGACAGCCCACGCGGCAAGTGGACCATGAGCAAGTCGCACAACCCCGTGCAGGACATCTACCTGCGCCGCGTGGAGAACAAGGAAAACAAGGTGATCGGCGTGGCCGCCAAGGCGCTGGCCGACAGCGGCGCCGGTTGCCGCATGGGCTAA
- the msrB gene encoding peptide-methionine (R)-S-oxide reductase MsrB, with product MTHPIQKTDTEWQAVLREKGAEPVAFQVTRHAATERPFTGKYEAHWADGSYHCICCGAKLFDSVTKFDAGCGWPSFSEAIPGAITEIVDRSHGMVRTETVCAQCGAHLGHVFEDGPAPTGLRYCMNSASLDFESGDR from the coding sequence ATGACCCATCCCATCCAGAAGACAGACACCGAATGGCAAGCCGTGCTGCGCGAGAAAGGCGCCGAGCCCGTGGCCTTCCAGGTCACGCGCCATGCCGCCACCGAGCGTCCTTTCACCGGCAAGTACGAAGCCCACTGGGCTGACGGCAGCTACCACTGCATCTGCTGCGGCGCCAAACTTTTCGACTCGGTCACCAAATTCGATGCGGGTTGCGGCTGGCCCAGCTTTTCCGAAGCCATCCCCGGCGCCATCACAGAAATCGTGGACCGCAGTCATGGCATGGTCCGCACCGAAACGGTGTGTGCACAATGCGGGGCGCACCTGGGCCATGTGTTTGAAGACGGCCCAGCGCCCACGGGGCTGCGGTATTGCATGAACTCGGCATCGCTGGACTTCGAGTCCGGCGACCGCTGA
- a CDS encoding branched-chain amino acid ABC transporter permease translates to MDFATFLIQLLNSVQYGLLLFMLAAGLTLIFGIMGVVNLAHGSFYMLGAYLGYSLSGQFGSLTLAILGGAALAVVFGLVLEWLLFRHFYHRDHLDQVLLTFGLIYIFEELRSILWGDDVHGVAIPKLLDWSIPLTDTLSYPVYRLFISGVCIALAVALYLLISKTRLGMKIRAGAFNRDMAESLGVNIKLIHAIVFALGVGLAAVAGMVAAPVSSVYPNMGSSVLIMCFVVVVIGGIGSVRGALIAALLVGFVDTFGKVLLPQVAGMLVYMLMAAVLLWKPEGLFKQ, encoded by the coding sequence ATGGATTTCGCCACGTTCCTGATCCAGTTGCTCAACAGCGTGCAATACGGCCTGCTGCTGTTCATGCTGGCGGCCGGGCTCACGCTGATCTTCGGGATCATGGGCGTGGTGAACCTGGCGCATGGCAGCTTCTACATGCTGGGCGCATACCTGGGGTACTCGCTCTCCGGCCAGTTCGGTAGCCTGACGCTGGCCATCCTGGGGGGCGCCGCGCTTGCTGTGGTGTTTGGCCTGGTATTGGAATGGCTGCTGTTTCGCCACTTCTACCATCGCGACCACCTGGACCAGGTGCTGCTGACCTTCGGGCTGATCTACATCTTTGAAGAGCTGCGCTCCATCCTGTGGGGCGACGACGTGCACGGCGTGGCCATCCCCAAGTTGCTGGATTGGTCCATTCCTCTCACCGACACCCTCTCCTATCCGGTGTACCGGCTGTTCATATCGGGCGTCTGTATCGCGCTGGCCGTGGCCCTGTATCTGCTGATCTCCAAAACCCGCCTGGGCATGAAGATCCGCGCGGGCGCCTTCAACCGCGACATGGCCGAGTCGCTGGGCGTGAACATCAAGCTCATCCATGCCATCGTGTTCGCGCTGGGCGTGGGCCTGGCGGCGGTCGCGGGCATGGTGGCTGCGCCCGTGTCGAGCGTCTACCCCAATATGGGCTCCTCGGTGCTCATCATGTGCTTTGTGGTGGTGGTGATTGGTGGCATCGGCTCCGTGCGAGGCGCGCTCATTGCTGCGCTGCTGGTGGGCTTTGTCGACACGTTTGGCAAGGTGCTGCTGCCGCAGGTGGCGGGCATGCTGGTCTATATGCTGATGGCAGCCGTGCTGCTGTGGAAACCTGAAGGCCTCTTTAAGCAATGA
- a CDS encoding YdiU family protein — MTLTADSDARTDLGLAWDHGFAALGPDFFTELRPTPLPSPHWVGTSPAVAQLLGLDESALCSDEALQAFTGNRLMAGSRPLASVYSGHQFGVWAGQLGDGRAILLGETATGWEVQLKGAGRTPYSRMGDGRAVLRSSIREFLCSEAMHGLGVPTSRALCITGSPGPVRREEVETAAVVTRVAPSFVRFGHFEHFAANGQEAALQTLADYVIDRYYPECRDGEDLAGNPYAALLQAVSERTARLMAQWQAVGFCHGVMNTDNMSILGLTIDYGPFQFLDAFVPGHVCNHSDSQGRYAYNRQPNVAYWNLFCLAQALLPLIGDQELAKQALESYKTVFPEAFMAQMRAKLGLVEASDGDGALIDGILLLLAQNGVDYPIFWRRLSHAVGTQDMEPVRDLFADRAGLDQWLLLYSEHSRYMDVAHQADLMLKTNPKFVLRNHLGEQAIRAAKLGDFGELQTLQRLLERPFDEHPRHDAYAAFPPDWASSIEISCSS, encoded by the coding sequence ATGACCCTGACTGCCGACAGCGACGCCCGTACCGACCTTGGCCTGGCCTGGGACCACGGCTTTGCCGCGCTGGGCCCCGACTTTTTCACCGAACTGCGCCCCACCCCCCTGCCCTCGCCCCATTGGGTAGGGACCAGCCCCGCCGTAGCGCAACTGCTGGGGCTGGATGAGTCCGCCCTGTGCAGCGACGAGGCCCTGCAGGCCTTCACCGGCAACCGCCTGATGGCAGGTTCCCGCCCCCTGGCCAGCGTGTACAGCGGGCACCAGTTTGGCGTCTGGGCCGGTCAGCTGGGCGATGGGCGCGCCATCCTGCTCGGGGAGACGGCCACGGGGTGGGAGGTCCAGCTCAAGGGCGCAGGCCGCACGCCCTACTCACGCATGGGCGATGGCCGTGCGGTGCTGCGCTCCAGCATCCGCGAGTTTTTGTGCAGCGAAGCCATGCACGGCCTGGGTGTGCCGACCTCGCGCGCGCTGTGCATCACCGGCTCCCCCGGGCCGGTGCGCCGCGAGGAGGTCGAAACCGCTGCCGTCGTCACCCGCGTGGCCCCGAGCTTTGTACGTTTTGGCCACTTTGAGCACTTTGCTGCCAACGGCCAGGAGGCCGCGCTGCAAACACTGGCCGACTATGTCATTGACCGCTACTACCCCGAATGCCGGGACGGCGAGGACCTCGCGGGCAACCCCTACGCCGCCCTGCTGCAGGCCGTGAGCGAGCGCACCGCGCGGCTCATGGCGCAATGGCAGGCCGTGGGCTTTTGCCACGGGGTGATGAACACCGACAACATGAGCATCCTGGGCCTGACGATTGACTACGGACCCTTCCAGTTTCTGGATGCTTTTGTGCCCGGCCACGTGTGCAACCACAGCGACTCGCAAGGCCGCTACGCCTACAACCGCCAGCCCAATGTGGCGTACTGGAACCTGTTTTGCCTGGCCCAGGCGCTGCTGCCCCTGATCGGCGACCAAGAGCTGGCGAAACAGGCGCTGGAGTCCTACAAGACGGTTTTCCCAGAAGCCTTCATGGCCCAAATGCGCGCCAAGCTGGGGTTGGTGGAGGCCAGCGATGGCGATGGTGCACTCATCGACGGCATCTTGCTGCTGCTGGCCCAGAACGGGGTGGACTACCCCATCTTCTGGCGCCGCCTGTCGCACGCCGTGGGCACACAAGACATGGAGCCCGTGCGCGACCTGTTTGCGGACCGCGCAGGCCTTGACCAATGGTTGCTACTATATTCAGAGCATTCGAGGTATATGGATGTAGCGCATCAAGCCGATTTGATGCTCAAAACTAATCCCAAGTTCGTGCTGCGCAACCACCTGGGCGAACAGGCGATCCGTGCGGCGAAACTTGGCGACTTTGGCGAACTCCAAACCCTGCAGCGGCTGCTGGAGCGCCCGTTTGACGAGCACCCGAGGCATGACGCCTACGCCGCCTTCCCGCCCGACTGGGCGTCTTCCATCGAGATCAGCTGCTCATCATGA
- the infA gene encoding translation initiation factor IF-1, whose product MAKEELIEMQGSVTEVLPDSRFRVTLDNGHQLIAYTGGKMRKHHIRILAGDKVSLEMSPYDLTKGRITFRHLAGRGPGPSSSR is encoded by the coding sequence ATGGCCAAAGAAGAACTCATTGAAATGCAGGGCTCCGTCACGGAAGTCTTGCCTGACTCGCGCTTTCGCGTCACGCTGGACAACGGTCACCAACTGATTGCCTACACCGGCGGCAAGATGCGCAAGCACCACATCCGCATCCTGGCGGGTGACAAGGTGTCGCTCGAGATGTCGCCTTACGATCTGACCAAAGGCCGCATCACGTTCCGTCATCTGGCCGGTCGCGGCCCTGGTCCGTCGTCCAGCCGCTGA